A genomic stretch from Podospora pseudoanserina strain CBS 124.78 chromosome 3, whole genome shotgun sequence includes:
- a CDS encoding hypothetical protein (COG:S; EggNog:ENOG503NZW6) has product MAQYSIPNVSIPDLCGYCSRIPFDLLHADSHISFGNNSTWDIGTASRIRTSTCPVCRLVSELLYRHAKRPVYFNFNPDSTLLSIKWDYGLDPAFPSRRCFLVDRADSSRPGHAPIGLCFLAANHRDHGRSNYLHYELSKTVDIERTARWIDECSRKHQCVVAPAGESFEQAYPGLQFLRCIDVKLNCVVELNRIVPYVALSYVWGSVPNFRITKANRKELKYRDSISKAWNLIPETIRDAITLTRKLGLRYLWVDSLCLVQNDPSDLEPGIELMDQVYERAWVTVVAASGFDANAGLPGIETGSREGGCLAHEIKPGIFLGKITSIGLSMHESPHMTRAWTLQERILSRRNLYFFRDQVVFRCNRVEYHERLNDNLAQFHQVVPRAMDHLGESAFTALRVYGSLIRQYSGRSLGNDADVLRAMGGIMRRVSIKVGYPLVQGLPVAHLDIFLLFKGNNVTRRPGFPSYSWAGWRGEVRMIFLEEFESQLKIDEWLESHRTWIVWYTTDSSGRTMSVIDQINRTHHRTLQGATDWRASRLYPTEPRVSFQGFQSGLSLETLPRPIYNPKPYPILRFWTWVLTLTIQMTDVFTSDARLLGANGEDCGWMSLDDLGGSESDIIFHDSEPIEVVLLSEGCPQKTFRNDEKYVLDAWRPTEVEICDGLHYNIILVKWDGGIAERRGYGWIRKKALHLGFGQGPHWKEINLG; this is encoded by the exons ATGGCGCAGTATTCTATTCCCAATGTTTCTATCCCGGATTTGTGCGGATACTGTTCGAGGATCCCGTTTGATCTGCTACACGCAGATAGCCACATCTCTTTTGGCAACAACTCAACTTGGGATATCGGCACTGCCTCACGAATTCGAACCAGCACATGTCCGGTCTGTCGACTGGTTAGCGAGCTTCTATATCGACACGCCAAAAGGCCAGTCTacttcaacttcaaccccgACTCTACACTTCTTTCCATCAAGTGGGACTATGGTCTGGACCCTGCTTTTCCTAGTCGAAGATGTTTCTTAGTTGACAGGGCCGACTCGTCCCGGCCAGGGCATGCTCCAATTGGGCTCTGCTTTCTTGCGGCAAACCATAGGGATCATGGTCGAAGCAATTACTTGCATTATGAGCTTTCGAAAACGGTTGACATTGAACGCACTGCCAGGTGGATCGATGAATGCTCACGCAAACATCAATGTGTTGTCGCTCCAGCCGGGGAGTCATTTGAGCAAGCCTATCCAGGTCTTCAGTTTCTTCGCTGCATTGATGTCAAGCTCAATTGCGTGGTAGAACTGAATCGCATAGTACCATATGTGGCGTTGAGCTATGTCTGGGGCTCCGTCCCCAACTTCAGGATTACAAAGGCCAACAGGAAAGAACTCAAGTACCGTGACAGTATCAGCAAGGCTTGGAATCTCATCCCGGAAACAATTCGTGATGCCATAACACTTACCCGGAAGCTCGGCCTGCGTTATCTGTGGGTTGATTCTCTATGTCTAGTTCAAAATGACCCTAGCGATCTTGAGCCAGGCATCGAGCTCATGGATCAAGTGTATGAACGGGCATGGGTTACTGTCGTCGCCGCCTCGGGCTTCGACGCCAATGCTGGGCTGCCTGGCATTGAGACGGGCAGCCGAGAGGGAGGGTGCTTGGCTCATGAAATCAAACCAGGCATCTTCCTAGGAAAGATAACAAGCATTGGCCTCTCAATGCATGAGAGTCCGCACATGACCAGAGCGTGGAC GCTTCAAGAGCGCATTTTATCGCGCCGAAACTTGTACTTCTTCAGAGACCAAGTTGTCTTTCGGTGTAACAGGGTCGAATATCATGAAAGGCTCAATGACAACCTCGCGCAATTTCACCAGGTGGTTCCCCGAGCCATGGATCATCTAGGGGAGTCTGCCTTCACTGCTCTACGAGTGTACGGTAGTTTGATCCGCCAATACTCAGGCCGGTCTCTCGGCAACGACGCAGATGTGCTCCGAGCCATGGGAGGCATCATGAGGCGAGTGTCAATAAAGGTTGGATATCCCCTAGTTCAGGGCTTGCCAGTCGCGCATCTCGATATTTTTCTCCTGTTCAAGGGTAACAATGTTACTCGACGGCCTGGGTTTCCAAGCTATTCgtgggctggctggcgaggGGAGGTGCGGATGATAtttttggaggagtttgaaAGCCAGCTGAAGATTGACGAATGGTTGGAGAGCCACAGGACTTGGATAGTCTGGTACACCACCGATAGCAGCGGGAGAACAATGTCAGTAATCGACCAAATTAACCGAACTCACCACCGAACATTACAAGGCGCCACAGATTGGAGAGCAAGCCGGCTCTACCCTACTGAACCGCGTGTTTCATTCCAAGGGTTTCAATCTGGGTTGTCATTGGAGACGCTGCCGAGGCCAATCTATAACCCTAAGCCGTACCCAATTTTGAGGTTCTGGACATGGGTGTTGACACTCACAATCCAAATGACAGATGTCTTTACCAGTGACGCTCGACTCCTCGGGGCTAATGGTGAAGATTGTGGATGGATGAGTCTTGATGATTTGGGGGGTTCAGAGAGTGACATCATATTTCACGACTCTGAACCAATTGAAGTGGTTCTTCTCTCTGAGGGGTGCCCACAGAAGACATTTCGGAACGATGAAAAATACGTACTTGACGCTTGGAGGCCCACAGAGGTAGAAATTTGTGACGGCCTCCATTATAATATTATCCTGGTGAAATGGGATGGTGGAATTGCCGAGAGAAGAGGGTATGGCTGGATCAGAAAAAAAGCATTGCATCTAGGCTTTGGTCAGGGGCCTCATTGGAAAGAGATTAACCTGGGATGA
- a CDS encoding hypothetical protein (EggNog:ENOG503P1W6) codes for MPARKNHAPNSNTPLFIVNSSAKIDPASRKQIRSHVMRGKNRKRASQKDKPLIRSWINDCQVADYSPNSISIPPRVGNDLSHIAFITPLAPYMQELMFQFFTIIKQSAYPVETCVQPDSRQWVEYLTYDQAYLHSALFSTNAFFDWRRSAEFGNVTLQHLTTCISRLRQNLLDACLATSDSTITTVNTLAMMADLFGDYDNARKHLQGLSKIVEVRGGIKALQYNPQLQSKILRADLGLALSTGVKPLFFSEGLSWEPYLSSQPQSSSSKPTGAPAWDMSFVTDPRLLNVYLDLREFSRAANLAKQIGSKIGAAEYLETLISVQYRLLALCHEDGLSMTAEERLLSVGMLAFTTTTFLHVKGLPFRFPHLQEQARECLQNLDTKKQGGNLSLWFLFVAYISALGSHGTAEDGGLLVEKGREIVEVMKGEKSELGWTDVRDILMEVMWIDWVHSEDGKEFLDKIATVRKD; via the coding sequence ATGCCGGCAAGGAAAAACCACGCACCCAACTCGaacaccccccttttcataGTCAACTCATCAGCCAAGATCGACCCTGCATCCAGGAAACAGATCCGCAGCCATGTCATGCGAGGCAAGAATCGAAAGCGGGCCAGTCAGAAAGACAAACCCCTGATTCGCTCCTGGATCAACGACTGCCAAGTCGCAGACTACTCTCCCAATTCGATTTCCATCCCACCACGAGTCGGCAATGACCTAAGCCACATTGCCTTCATAACCCCGCTGGCACCCTACATGCAGGAACTCATGTTCCAGTTCTTCACAATCATCAAACAATCCGCCTATCCCGTCGAGACCTGCGTCCAGCCAGACAGTCGTCAGTGGGTGGAATACCTCACCTATGACCAAGCTTACCTTCACTCGGCCCTATTCTCAACCAATGCCTTCTTCGACTGGCGCCGCTCAGCAGAATTTGGCAATGTTACTCTACAACACCTTACCACATGCATTTCCCGCCTCCGGCAGAACCTCCTCGACGCCTGCCTCGCAACTTCAGattcaaccatcaccaccgtgAACACCCTAGCCATGATGGCTGACCTATTCGGCGACTACGACAACGCACGGAAACATCTCCAAGGTCTTTCCAAGATCGTCGAGGTCCGAGGAGGAATAAAAGCACTTCAATACAACCCCCAACTGCAGTCAAAGATACTGAGAGCCGATCTTGGCCTGGCCCTGTCGACCGGTGTAAAGCCGCTGTTTTTCTCGGAGGGGCTCTCCTGGGAGCCTTACTTATCCTCTCAACCACAGTCCAGCTCATCCAAACCAACCGGGGCACCAGCATGGGACATGTCCTTCGTCACTGACCCTCGTCTGTTGAACGTCTACCTTGACCTCCGGGAATTCTCTCGCGCGGCTAATCTCGCAAAGCAGATAGGCAGCAAGATCGGGGCGGCTGAGTATCTTGAGACGCTGATCTCGGTGCAGTACAGGTTGTTGGCTTTATGTCATGAAGACGGTCTGTCGATGACGGCAGAGGAAAGACTGTTGAGTGTGGGTATGTTGGCTTTTACCACTACAACTTTTTTGCATGTAAAGGGGTTGCCGTTCAGATTCCCTCATCTGCAGGAGCAGGCGAGAGAATGCCTTCAGAATCTGGATACCAAAAAACAAGGCGGTAACCTAAGtttgtggtttttgtttgtggcGTATATATCGGCGCTTGGTAGCCACGGGACagcggaggatggaggactgttggttgagaagggaagggagatTGTGGAGGTGATGAAAGGTGAGAAGAGTGAACTGGGATGGACTGACGTGAGGGATATCTTGATGGAGGTTATGTGGATTGATTGGGTGCATTCTGAGGATGGGAAAGAGTTTTTAGACAAGATAGCAACTGTGAGAAAGGATTGA
- a CDS encoding hypothetical protein (EggNog:ENOG503NWXD; COG:G) has protein sequence MVDSGQPSAPSQSTSSRSSSEKLPIPDQPRDLEKTSESTPPTLTDLYGPAPDGGARAWFVALGAACIFFSCLGIVNSFGIFLQYYGTHQLSSHTPDQISWIGSVTACMQFLFGAISGPLFDRYGTWVIRIGAILYVLAIMMTSLCQEYYQFMLAQGVLTGLASAMIQVPAFAVVSQYFDKKRAAALGLVVSGSSIGGIVFPIALGKMLNDTSLGFGWSVRVIGFIVAPMMVFCCFSLRARLPPRETKFFLWSAFTELRFVGLVAAGFFVLLGMFTPLFFLPSYAVSKGMDKILASYLLAIVNGASTFGRILPGILADKYGKLNIYGLGSLSTGIVVLCLTKATDTAGLVVYAVFIGLTSGTIVSANSAAFSTCTTNPQNLGTYIGMGLAVGSIAILVGPPVNGVLLDKYGGYLEASLFSGIMCLAGGVVILATKLTTPEGLFGNV, from the coding sequence ATGGTAGACTCAGGTCAACCCTCGGCTCCCTCTCAAAGCACATCCTCCAGAAGCAGCTCTGAGAAGCTACCCATACCCGACCAACCTCGAGACCTCGAAAAGACCTCGGAATCTACACCTCCCACACTCACCGACCTCTACGGCCCAGCCCCCGACGGCGGCGCCCGCGCCTGGTTCGTCGCCCTCGGCGCAGCCTGCATCTTTTTCTCTTGCCTCGGCATCGTCAACTCCTTCGGTATCTTTCTCCAATACTATGGAACCCACCAGCTATCATCGCATACCCCCGATCAAATATCCTGGATCGGCTCTGTCACGGCATGCATGCAGTTTCTCTTTGGGGCTATCTCGGGTCCACTCTTTGACCGTTATGGGACATGGGTCATCCGTATCGGAGCTATCCTCTACGTCTTGGCCATCATGATGACGAGTTTGTGTCAAGAATACTATCAGTTCATGCTCGCTCAGGGGGTCTTGACGGGATTAGCGTCGGCAATGATACAAGTCCCTGCTTTTGCGGTCGTGTCACAGTATTTTGACAAGAAGAGGGCTGcagcgttggggttggtggttagCGGGAGTAGCATTGGAGGTATTGTCTTCCCTATTGCTTTGGGAAAGATGTTGAATGATACCAGTctggggtttgggtggtcGGTTAGGGTGATAGGGTTCATTGTGGCGCCTATGATGGTGTTCTGTTGCTTTTCgctgagggcgaggttgccGCCGAGAGAGACGAAGTTCTTCCTATGGTCAGCGTTTACAGAGCTGAGATTTGTGGGGTTGGTCGCTGCCGGGTTCTTTGTATTGCTGGGGATGTTTACACCGTTGTTTTTTCTGCCCTCGTATGCGGTGTCGAAGGGGATGGACAAGATCTTGGCGTCGTATTTGCTGGCTATCGTGAATGGAGCATCGACATTTGGGAGGATCCTACCAGGAATTCTGGCCGACAAATATGGGAAACTGAATATCTACGGGCTTGGGTCATTGTCGACGGGGATTGTGGTCCTGTGCTTGACCAAGGCTACTGATacggctgggttggtggtgtatgCTGTGTTTATTGGGTTGACATCGGGCACGATTGTGTCGGCGAACTCGGCTGCGTTTTCAACTTGCACGACTAATCCGCAGAACTTGGGGACTTACATTGGGATGGGTTTGGCCGTTGGTTCTATCGCCATCTTGGTTGGGCCGCCGGTCAACGGGGTGCTGTTGGATAAATATGGGGGATATTTGGAGGCTTCTCTATTCAGTGGTATCATGTGTCtggctggaggggttgtgatTTTGGCGACGAAGCTGACGACTCCTGAAGGGTTGTTTGGAAATGTGTGA
- a CDS encoding hypothetical protein (EggNog:ENOG503P1CY; COG:Q), whose protein sequence is MTPSSTSSVSLDLGRPIQSATSIFISSQFRTKPQRLILTRSTSLAGKTALITGAITGLGYHAAHDLLSLSLSHLIIAVRNTEKGEEVASGFRRKFPSATITFMHLEMSSYPSIQSFTSALSDKLSSTDITKPLWTLPSSTLASFQQTSV, encoded by the coding sequence ATgacgccatcttcaacctcctctgtATCCCTCGATCTAGGTCGCCCAATCCAGTCCGCCACCTCCATATTCATTTCCTCCCAATTCCGAACCAAGCCTCAGCGCCTTATCCTAACAAGATCCACCTCGTTGGCAGGCAAAACAGCCCTCATCACCGGTGCAATCACCGGACTGGGCTACCATGCCGCCCACGACCTGCTATCACTCTCTCTTtcccacctcatcatcgcAGTTCGCAACACTgagaaaggagaagaggtcgCCTCAGGTTTCCGTCGCAAGTTCCCTTCTGCAACCATCACATTCATGCACCTCGAGATGTCGTcctacccctccatccaATCCTTTACTTCCGCCCTGTCAGATAAGCTCTCAAGCaccgacatcaccaagccCCTCTGGACAttgccatcctcaacgcTGGCGTCGTTTCAGCAAACCTCAGTCTAG
- a CDS encoding hypothetical protein (EggNog:ENOG503P1CY; COG:Q), with translation MRSVSGGNPGRLTIVSSGGVYNSKLSPPSPGVPFLSSFNNLTTSPSSNGKGAYQAMNHYFVSKLLGQMFFAERIRRGYLPPSDQLITNLVDPGFCKGTELQREASGILLAGAIRLVKAITARDIKDGAWTYVDAVVTKGAESNGCFVMDWEVSPFGYQIYEEGHMSVMKQLFEETMHELELAGIKTVLEELRAAREGW, from the coding sequence ATGCGATCTGTCTCTGGCGGCAACCCAGGTAGACTCACCATCGTCTCCTCTGGTGGTGTATATAACTCCAAACTTTCCCCACCTTCCCCCGGCGTCCCCTTTCTGTCATCGTTCAACAACCTGACGACATCCCCTTCGTCGAATGGGAAAGGAGCATACCAAGCAATGAACCACTACTTTGTATCCAAGCTCCTGGGTCAGATGTTTTTTGCCGAGCGGATCCGGAGGGGTTATCTCCCGCCCTCTGATCaactcatcaccaaccttgTTGATCCAGGTTTCTGCAAAGGCACCGAGTTGCAGAGGGAGGCAAGTGGTATTTTGCTTGCTGGGGCGATCAGGTTGGTCAAGGCTATTACTGCGAGGGATATCAAGGATGGGGCTTGGACGTATGTGGATGCTGTCGTCACGAAAGGAGCAGAGAGTAATGGTTGCTTTGTGATGGATTGGGAGGTTAGCCCTTTTGGATATCAGATTTATGAGGAAGGTCACATGTCAGTCATGAAGCAACTCTTTGAGGAGACTATGCACGAGTTGGAACTTGCGGGGATAAAGACTGTCCTCGAGGAATTGAGGGCCGCTCGGGAAGGGTGGTGA
- a CDS encoding hypothetical protein (EggNog:ENOG503P0RH; COG:K) gives MEHTGQGGAVRRRRRPAVSCITCRKRKIRCDRKAPCGNCLKSKGSSCSYRDPPLSPPKATTPRSATSLPNDCVDDENAELDVASCFSITTPPTPPSLVNTTNLGIAGTFHIHHESRQGQPNVGAFSIAHKTRYFGQSHWVNSITLVRDLFAILEPHFRNNSSPIVGCMLECKGLAKTLKSRVLPCWPYEPLFDVPPDHDDLLRNYISTSESIFRVMHIPSFTRDFHALCTSPTPPTNAAFIVQAKLVCAIGATHTDTVLRQEATQWVQDAQTWLSKPDFKHQLSLQHLQSHILLLLARKAVGVAEDMIWISVGSLLRTAMYMGLHRDGVIGTSPNTNLFTSEMRRRIWNTILELSVQSSLNSGGPPLISLQDFDTKPPSNLNDEDLHLDQAIPKADGVFTSTAISLALRKTLPVRLAIVKFLNDWSSPGDYPTALKLDSDFRAAYTLLAKFLSHVSHSSNAPLTNVNREAVVNHINLLLRRYLLALHLPFFLPSLSRPEFAFCRVVVVDTAHRIWRGVFATSDIGASNVAKSSACFRTVSMQVIIVLSTHLRAQAADPISGGLVREDLVAILEEAKQWTWRCIEGRETNVKGYLFACLVKANVDAMREGLTEPEVVKMSLEAAEEAIRKAREVLKERLRSLTNMEPSCGAATVLGNQGETVDICDGNNEWEQPQQTFDFFGDSDDLQGGTGMMLADGDNWFLDFGNGLLV, from the exons ATGGAGCATACTGGCCAAGGTGGTGCTGTTCGACGACGGAGAAGACCTGCCGT CTCCTGCATCACTTGCAGAAAACGTAAAATCCGCTGTGATCGGAAGGCGCCATGTGGAAACTGCCTCAAGTCGAAAGGCTCCAGTTGCTCTTACCGTGaccctcccctctctcctccaaaGGCCACCACTCCCAGAAGTGCAACCTCGCTGCCAAATGACTGTGTCGACGATGAGAACGCCGAACTCGATGTGGCCAGCTGTTTCTCCATCACTActcctccaacgccaccaTCTCTTGTTAACACGACTAATTTGGGCATCGCTGGCACATTTCACATTCACCATGAGTCCCGGCAGGGACAACCGAACGTCGGTGCCTTCAGCATAGCACACAAGACCCGCTACTTCGGCCAAAGCCACTGGGTCAACAGCATTACCCTGGTTCGAGACTTATTTGCGATCCTTGAGCCACACTTCCGCAACAATTCTTCTCCTATCGTCGGGTGCATGCTGGAATGCAAAGGTCTGGCAAAGACATTGAAGTCTCGAGTGCTCCCTTGTTGGCCGTATGAACCACTCTTCGACGTTCCGCCAGACCACGACGATCTGTTACGGAACTACATCTCAACATCAGAAAGCATCTTTCGTGTGATGCATATTCCCTCTTTCACTCGAGATTTCCATGCTCTCTGCACATCGCCAACTCCGCCGACTAATGCGGCCTTCATTGTTCAAGCCAAGCTTGTCTGTGCCATAGGTGCGACTCATACTGACACGGTATTGCGACAAGAAGCCACACAATGGGTACAAGATGCACAAACATGGCTCTCCAAGCCGGACTTCAAGCATCAACTTTCCCTTCAACATCTTCAATCCCATATTCTGTTGCTTCTCGCCCGCAAAGCTGTCGGTGTAGCGGAAGACATGATTTGGATCTCGGTTGGCTCGCTCCTCCGCACAGCCATGTACATGGGCCTGCACCGCGATGGTGTCATTGGAACATCCCCTAATACAAACCTGTTCACATCAGAAATGCGCCGCAGGATCTGGAACACTATCCTCGAGCTATCTGTCCAGTCCAGCCTGAACTCTGGAGGTCCTCCCTTGATATCTCTCCAAGACTTTGACACAAAGCCTCCATCCAACTTGAATGATGAGGACTTGCATTTGGACCAAGCAATCCCCAAAGCAGACGGAGTATTTACCTCTACAGCAATTTCCCTCGCCCTTCGAAAGACACTCCCAGTACGCCTCGCCATTGTCAAATTTCTCAATGATTGGTCTTCACCAGGCGATTACCCAACCGCTTTGAAGCTTGATTCTGATTTCAGAGCAGCATACACACTTCTGGCCAAGTTCCTATCGCACGTTTCTCACTCCAGCAATGCGCCACTCACAAACGTGAACCGCGAAGCTGTCGTGAACCACATCAATCTCCTGCTTAGACGCTACCTTCTCGCCCTCCATCTacctttctttctcccctCTCTATCCAGACCAGAGTTTGCTTTTTGCCGGGTGGTTGTAGTAGATACAGCACACCGTATCTGGCGAGGTGTCTTTGCTACTTCAGATATTGGCGCAAGCAATGTCGCCAAATCATCCGCTTGTTTTCGGACCGTTTCCATGCAAGTTATCATCGTTCTGTCAACTCATCTTCGAGCGCAAGCTGCCGACCCAATTTCCGGGGGCTTGGTTAGAGAAGACTTGGTGGCGATACTTGAGGAGGCAAAACAGTGGACGTGGAGGTGTATTGAAGGAAGAGAGACGAATGTTAAGGGGTATCTGTTCGCTTGTTTAGTGAAGGCTAATGTGGATGCTATGAGGGAAGGCTTGACCGAGCCTGAGGTGGTGAAAATGAGTCTTGAGGCGGCAGAAGAGGCTATTCGCAAGGCCCGAGAGGTATTGAAAGAACGATTGCGATCCTTGACGAACATGGAGCCATCGTGCGGGGCCGCAACGGTGTTGGGAAATCAAGGTGAGACTGTTGATATATGTGACGGTAACAATGAATGGGAGCAGCCTCAACAGACCTTTGACTTTTTCGGGGACAGTGATGATTTACAAGGTGGAAcggggatgatgttggcggaTGGGGATAATTGGTTTCTAGATTTTGGAAACGGGCTTCTTGTTTGA
- a CDS encoding hypothetical protein (EggNog:ENOG503NXJW; COG:Q), giving the protein MALSFSLLISIWPLLVEVCVIYCLSIAVYRRYFSPLASIPGPFFNAISYLPILYQQGILEGQLLHALEIWHAQYGPIIRISPNEIHLSSPEHYETIYSNSLRTSFYKDPAFYGPMEGPIKTPVMLTMIPNEEHRVRRMGMNPFFSRRSVLGLEQIVRDKTEKLVKMAEQFLSQKGGEFDVHRATRALTVDIITEYAYAKSWNYMDLTDWQGYQEAIRAVQTFFPWFQTFPSLVPVFGLFPDWVMVKLYPHFGKWFDSLEVVQQSVAEVKRDIALGIKPPRRTIFHELIDPELSETTKDLPSRQKLPDAVVFADAVNVTGAGVETTGATICRALYEVLDSPEIARKLRKELKTALPDPFIVQNMSLIELEKVPYLTGVIKETLRLSPGVPGHLPRVVPSAGATFDGYTFPPGTVVSMSAWSMHHNTEIFPSPDKFDPTRWTDPDVDAVHAREKCLVSFGRGTRNCIGQNLAMCELYYSVASMIRRWDDLKVHPDFGREDMKLVEFLLSYHPKKARKLKLVRG; this is encoded by the exons atggcGCTCTCATTCTCGCTTCTAATATCGATTTGGCCATTGCTTGTTGAAGTTTGTGTTATTTACTGTTTGTCTATAGCAGTCTACCGACGATACTTTTCCCCTCTTGCCTCCATTCCTGGACCCTTTTTCAACGCCATTTCCTACCTTCCCATCCTCTACCAACAAGGTATTCTGGAAGGTCAACTATTACATGCCTTGGAAATATGGCACGCTCAATATG GCCCGATTATCCGTATCTCACCCAACGAGATTCATCTTTCCTCACCTGAGCACTATGAAACAATATACTCGAACTCCCTGAGGACAAGCTTCTACAAAGATCCTGCTTTCTACGGACCGATGGAGGGGCCGATCAAGACCCCCGTTATGCTGACCATGATCCCGAATGAGGAACACAGGGTGAGGAGAATGGGCATGAATCCATTCTTTTCCCGAAGGTCCGTTCTTGGCTTGGAACAAATTGTCAGAGACAAAACCGAGAAGTTGGTTAAGATGGCCGAACAATTTCTGAGTCAGAAGGGTGGCGAGTTTGATGTGCACAGAGCCACGAGGGCACTCACGGTCGATATCATCACCGAGTATGCCTATGCGAAATCCTGGAATTATATGGATTTGACTGACTGGCAA GGATATCAGGAGGCTATTAGAGCAGTTCAGACTTTCTTCCCCTGGTTCCaaaccttcccctccctggTACCGGTCTTTGGGTTGTTTCCGGactgggtgatggtgaagctTTATCCACATTTTGGAAAATGGTTTGACAGTCTAGAG GTTGTTCAGCAATCTGTCGCGGAGGTCAAGAGGGATATCGCGCTTGGTATCAAACCTCCTCGGAGAACCATCTTTCATGAGCTTATTGATCCCGAGCTTTCTGAGACGACAAAGGATCTGCCGTCGCGTCAAAAGCTTCCAGATGCTGTTGTCTTTGCTGACGCGGTGAATGTCACCGGAGCGGGTGTCGAGACTACAGGCGCCACCATTTGCAGGGCGCTGTACGAGGTTCTTGACTCGCCTGAGATTGCAAGGAAGTTGAGGAAAGAGCTGAAGACGGCTCTACCTGACCCTTTTATTGTACAGAATATGAGTTTGATTGAACTGGAGAAGGTGCCTTATTTGACGGGGGTCATCAAGGAGACTCTAAG ACTCAGTCCAGGTGTACCTGGCCACCTACCCCGTGTCGTTCCTTCTGCGGGCGCCACGTTCGACGGGTATACATTTCCACCTGGCACAGTAGTTAGCATGAGTGCCTGGTCGATGCATCACAACACTGAGATCTTCCCGAGCCCAGACAAGTTCGATCCCACACGTTGGACCGATCCAGATGTGGACGCCGTTCACGCCAGAGAAAAGTGTCTTGTGTCCTTTGGCCGAGGAACGCGCAATTGCATTGGTCAGAACTTGGCCATGTGCGAACTTTACTACAGTGTGGCAAGCATGATCCGGAGGTGGGATGACTTGAAGGTGCATCCTGATTTTGGAAGGGAGGATATGAAACTGGTAGAGTTTTTGTTGTCGTATCATCCAAAGAAGGCAAGGAAGTTGAAGCTTGTTAGGGGTTGA